DNA sequence from the Leopardus geoffroyi isolate Oge1 chromosome A3, O.geoffroyi_Oge1_pat1.0, whole genome shotgun sequence genome:
TTATCCTTTAAGGTCCAACTCAGATTCTACggcccctgggaagccatccgcAACCATTCTACCCCACAGCGATCTCAGCACTGAAGAAGCTGCACCCAAACCACACACTCTCAAGATGATCCTAGCTCAACCCATTTTGTTGATGAAAATCTGTCTTCTGTCTGCACTGGGACAGTGAGCTTCCAAAGCAGGAACCCCACCTTGCCCTCTACCTCTTATCACAGGGCTGGGCTCAAAGGAAATATGGGAGTGCCTGTGGAAACAAATGTGCTAAGGATTCCACCAGAGAACACTATGAAGCAAACTCTGTAGACTGAGGAAGGGCAGGGTCTGAGCTAACCTTGAGTTTCTCGATGGTGTCACTTAAGGACTTGAGCTGAGCCACCTGCTCCAGGAGCTGGGCCGACGGGCTCTTGGCAGCTGTGGGGAGGGAAGGCTAGTGAGGCCCACCAAGGCCCAAGCAGGCAGCTATACTGGATTAAGAGTCAGAAAGTGAAGATACTAGACCTTCTCATGGAGCAGGTACGTAATGGGTGAATCAAGCAAATTGAACACTGAGGCCAAAAAGCAATGCCAGGAAGAGCCTCTACAGTATGGCAGCTGCCTGGGTAGGGGTTACATCCCTGGGGCAAAGGGAGGGGGTATATTATTAATCTCAGGGGTTGGTGGCTCCATACCAGGGCTGGTACGAGTGATATCTACTACGTGGGTGTGCGTGCTCAGTTGATTCAACGTCTCCAACAGCTGGCTGGTCTTACGATACAGCGCTCCAGCTGTTAGCTCACTATCAGGGCCCTCATGGGGTGAGAGCTTTGCCACATGCAGGGGGGGCAGGGCTGCTAAGGACGCCTTCATCTGGGCTCCctgtgaaggaaagaagaggaatggCAGTGAGAGGTGACAGAAGGCCCTGCCATCTATCATCAATGGGGCAGGGGGGGCTCCACCTGCACCCCAGTCCTCCTTGTGAACAACTCACCTTGAGGATGCTATTCTCATGCTGTAGCTGAGAGATATACAGCCTCATGGCAGAGATCTGCTGCAGCAGCAGGGGTGAATCCTTCACCAGCCCAGGGCCTGCaacagaccctggagcctgcccgGGGGTGCCTCCTGTGTGTACCAAGACAAATGCCATCAGCTCCAAGTGGAGAGGGCTGAAGATGGGCCCCATCTCCACTCAACCCCTCTCCTTATCCACTCCCACCTCCAGTCCTGCTTGCTCCCAAGGGGGGAGCCTTATCCTGCTCCCCCAGGCTGGTAACCCTCACCAGGGTGGGTTCCCACAGCCCCGGTAACCCCCCACCAGGGTGGGTCTCTACCTCGCTGCTGTTCTTCTGTGATCGGAATAGCCCAtgggggagcaggaagagaggagagaggagttaGACAATTTGGGGCTAAGAGGTCACACCAGAGGAATGCTGGTCACAACCTACATGGAAACCCTAATCACTCCTCCTCTAATAAgaccctgcctctgccctctgcATCTGGGATACGAGCAAATACGTGTGAAGGAAAGCTAAGAAAGAGGAATAAGGCCATGAGACAGGGTGCAGAGCATAAGGAAGAACAGCAGTGGGGGTGTGCGTGGAGGAAGCACTTGGGGCATGTGGCGTTCCAGCCTCTCTGCCTCATATTCCATCTccaagaagggcagaggggatgCTCCCAAGACCCTGAGAAGTCTGCACCCTTGTTTCCCGCAGTAGAAAAGCTGAAGTTGAAGATGCAGCCACATTCCTGCTCCTTGGGTTCCCCACTGTTCTGAGGCGAAAGACACTCTTTTTGGTGGGAAATTTTGTAAGTCTGAACCGGTATCTGTTTAAAAAGCCTGTGCTAAAACAACACAACATGGTAACTTCTGGAGACCCCTTCCCCAAAGAACAGGAGCCCACTGTACCACAGGAGTCCAAAGTCAACAAGGTACTTGGTCAcctcccaagatcaagaggcacCAGTGAGGGGGGCTTTGATGAGAACAAGACCCTAGGTGAGGCCAGGTGACAAGAGACAGGCATAGCAGGGGAGCTCTAGAGATCTTGAGGGCTTTAGGGCAAGAAGTCTGTCTTCTGGAGgtaagaaactgaaaaactatagagcagatgaGAACTAACATGGCAGTAGCCACCTCCATGATCCAGGAAAACTGGGGAGCGTGGGCCCAATAACCAGAAAAACTCCAGGTAAGGAGCCCTGACCACACTGGAGACCAGGAAGAGGTCAGTACACAAGCCCCAAGTGGGAGAAGTCAGCAATGGGACAACCACACCATGGAGTAAAGCCATGTGAATTCAGTAGGGGGAAATGCAAAGTGTAAGCAGAGGAGCCATCAAGTGCAGGAACCAGGCATGGCTGGATACGGCAGCAGAGTTAGCCCAATCTGCTGCAGGCTGATGACCCTCTGGGATATAGGGCTGGGACAGAAAGGCCAGACTGCAGGTCCAAAAGGGACATATGCTAGAGTCTAACTGTTATGGTAATTCTGAGGTCCACTGACAAGTTGGTAATGCCCCACCTTGATCAGGGCTGGGGGAGCGGGGGGAACCTCTGCACATATCTTCAGGAGAAGTAAAAACTTGGTGAAAAACTGCCAGAGTGAAACTGGGCAAGCACATTCCTAGCTGAACGTCCAGTAAGAGGCGGGTAGAAGTCAAACTGAGGCCAAGGACAGGAGGGAGGCCATTCAATCTCCTCTGCGCCAATGGTGCCTGTCCCACTGCACTCACCACCAGCAATGCCAGAGACCAGGGTAGCAATACCCGAGGGAGGGGGCCCCCGGAGCCCCTCAATCGTGCGCTTCGACTGGCTGTTCAGCCGCTGCTTTAGCTCTGCCTTCTCTGCCTCTAGCTGGTCAATGTCAGCCTGGAGTGCATCCATCGTCTCCTCAAACTCTCTGTGAAAAAGAAATCCGGGCTTGGGCAATGCCCTTTCCCCAGAGCCCCGTCCCCATTTCTCAGTCCAGACAggtccttggagtagccctgctGGTGAGGAGCCAGGAGCAGCACATGGTATGACTGGGGTGACACAATGGTGTTAGCAGTGGGGAAAGGAGATGGCATCTGCTCCCCTGGGGAGAGTCTCACTCTGATAGGGCCTGGATGGGGGGATGAGTTAGGAGGGAGACTGGCtggcagggtggaggggtggaaTAAGCAGGGGCCCAGGGAAGGTGCCTGACTTCTCCTTCTTCCGCAGCAGTGCCTGGGTCTCCTCCAGGCGAGTCTGGACTTTCTCGATGCGCTCATCTGCATCCTTGGCAGCACTGTCCAGCTTCTTCTCCAAGAGGCTTAGCCGCACGTTGGCCTCACTTAGTTCCTCCCCCTGGCGAAGGTCAGAGTGTCCAGTTCCCTTACACCCTCCCTTACAtcctcccagggcccccaggGACCTGTGACAGAGCACCAACCAGAAAGCTCCTAAAGGCCCACAGCTGTTCCCCACACTGATCACAGGTGCCACTTCTCCCCTCAGTCCTCAACCAGTCTCAGCCCCAGGAGATCCCCAACACTCAGTGCTGACCTGTACCTCAGCATACTTCCCAGCCCCCTAGCTCCTGAGCCTACCCTACACCCTCACCTTGATTTTGAGTGACTTCTTCAACTCCTTGATAACTGTCTCTCTATCTTCAAGCTTCAAGCCCAGGCCTTCAGCATCAGTGATCTCTGCACGAAGGGCTGCAGCCCGCAGCTCAACTGGGGGAGGCTAGGGGTCAAGCAAGAGCAGAGGCAGGGGTAGTGAGAGGAGGTCACCAACATTCTCCTTCCAGAGAGAGCTGGGCATAGGGAAAACCTTGCCTTCTAAGCAGGGCGGTGCCCTCTGGATTCCCCGCTCCCGCCTCCCAGTCCTTCCACAACCAGCAGCAGCTCTGCCAAGTCCTGTTCCCCTGAGCCCCTGAAGCCCCTCCACAGAGCTCCCCACCCACCTTGCTGGGGGGCCGCTCTGCATCATACTCTCCCTCCTGCATGGCCGTGGCCAGTTTGTTCATGGTACTGATGAGGATGTTGCTCGACTGGCGCAGACACTCATAGGGGCTGCTGGAGGGGGTCCCATAGATCTACAGGAGCCGAGGGCAGTAGTGAAAATCCCACACTGGCCATATCACTCCCCCACCATGTCTGCCCTGCCGTCCAGGCCTACCTGCTCGCTTGCTTTGAAAGCCAGCTCCTCCAGGGCAGCCACAGGCAGTCCCTCATTCTCTGCCAGTGGGGCAATGAGCTGGGCGGCAGCAGCTGCCACCTCCTGCAGCACAGCCACCACCCACGTCAAGTGTTTCCTGCAGTCTAGGAGTGTGTCGGACACCTGTGCAACAGCCCAGAGTCAGGAGCCCACCCGGAGTCCAGCACCACAGTTCCCAGTTACCTTAAAACCATTCTTGTTCCCTGACCAGATCCAGATCTTGACACCCTAAGCCCTTCCTGGTTCTACtcagcttcctttccttccccccatCGCTGCCCTAAACCTGTGGTCCAAAGGCCAGTGCAGCTGGGATCCCAGGAGCATCTGTGCCTGGCATTCGCCTTCGGATCTTCTTGCAGAACTGGCGGATGTCACTACATGATGTCTCCAGGTCCCGGAGCAGGAGGGCAATATCTGAAGCCTCCTGTCCACCCTACTCAGAGAATATGAAACAGACGGGGAACCAAGTCAGCATTAGGGCTGGAGGTGAGGAGGCGGGGGTTAACAAGGAGGAGGAGGTCCAAGAGATCGAGCTGTGCTCTCACCTGCAAGAAGGCACGCAGCCGTCCCACTTCTACGCTCATGCAGTCAAGGGCACTCTGGGTGAACTGTAAGGATAGATGCATGTGGTTGTCAGCCCCCAACAGGAGCCCTTCTGCACCATCACCATCCATCTCTAAGAAGTCCCCACCCTCCACTGACCCCCATAAAGATGTTCATTCTCTGGCTTCCCTGATCTGACCTTGTTCCAGTCTTATGTGACACCTCTTGAGGGCCAGATCTCTTGATCTGATGTCCTCCATTTCTGATATCTACAGGGGGCTCAACCACTGGCCCAGAACCTTTACCTTAATGTGGTCAGCCAGCTGCATGGTACTGTCCTCGGGCTGTTCAGCAAGATGGATACTGTACAGATGCTGAGGGGAAATGACAAAGCAACAGGCAATCTTTAGGTCTTGGAAGGACGGAGAATTCTTCCCAAACTGTAATTGGAGCCCCAGTCATCATGGGACTCCAGAGGTACAGGAGAATCTGAAACCCCCAGGGAACTGCATCCTCAGGCAAGCTCCTCTAAGAGCAAGCCAAGCCATAGGCAGCCAGCTGGGGACAGACAACCTTGGCTATGCTGCCAACAGCCCTACCAGGAAaaaccttccctccctcctatgCCAAGCCTGAACTCTTGCCCCAGACCTGGTAGTACTTGATGGCCTTAGTGAGAGGCTCTACGTTGACAGTCTCATCCAGCTGATCCTTGTGTAGCAGCTCAATGAGGAAATCCAAGGAGCGCTCGTGGGCACTCATCTCAGGGTAGAGGCTGCCAACCTTCTTATACACGTCCACATTGCACTGAGAGAGGGCGCTAGAGACCAGAGAAGGGTCCTCTGAGGCCAAGGCCTGCCAGGCAATGTCGGTTCTATCCAATCTCAGCCTGCGGCCTTAGAGTGGGGCCAGGGATCACTTACTGCTCATAGCGGTGGAGTGTGGCCTGCAATAGACTCAGTGAGTACACCAGCCCGGCAGCAAAGCTGAGCTGCTCCCCTGCAGCTCCTCGGAGCCCAGGCCTCTCTGAACAGTTTTCGCTTAGTTCAAACTTCTCCTGGGCCTGCTTCCGGATCAGCTCTGCCTGTGGGAAGAAGCACCAGGgacctggggctcagagaagaggATGGAGAACACAGACTCAGGAATACAGGACACAAAACTGAGCAACTACGTCGGGGGCATGGACACACGTGGAGGAGAAAAGCAGAAACGGCTCCTAGATAGTCAGGGAGTCTCACACAGGGAAAAGATAATGATGTGATTACTGGTTGGTTATGAGGATTTGGAATGTGGAGCCAGTGGGCCCAAGCTCTTTCCTGCCTTAAAGCTCCTGCTGCTCCTGCTACCCTTTTACCTGAATTCTATCCTGACAATTATTCCCCCACTAGTTCCTAGTCATCTTctgggtctcagctcaaatgttacTCCTTCAGTGACACCACCCCATCTAAATCAGAGCCCAGGCCGTGCTCTCTCAAAGAAGCTACCTCCTCATCAAAACCCACCATCTGTAATACACATTCCTCTGCGACTTTGCTGACTATATTCCTCCACTACATCATAAACTCTTTATGAGCAGGGATGGTGGCTGCTATCTTTGCTCAGCATCCTCAATGCCTGTCACACAGCAAGTTCAACAGATTCCTGTTGAACATGTGATTAGATTGATTGGCCATACCTTGCAAATGAGACGAGGCATGAGCAGCAGCACCAGGACACAGTCATGGTCCCCACCTGGCCGAAGGAAGCTGTCTGGCATGAAGGCTGTAAGCAGGGACATGTGACGGTTGGCCTGGGCCACCTCCATCTGCCTCAATTCCATCTCAATTGCCTGTGAGGTGGACAGGGAGGCAGGCTCTCAGCCAGGCTGGAAAGAGTCTCAGAGCCACCATGCTTTGCTCCACCAGGTCCCCTGCTTCAGGAGTCTTCCAAACCACCACACAAAGCACCCCCTCCTCCAGCAACCTGAAGTCCAGAGCCCCACGCCAGATCAGCCTACGGCCACACCCAGGCTGGATGCCCCAACACTCCCCACTCTCTGGTCTATCCATTTTCTTAACCTTGGCATGAGCCTTAGTCTCAGCAAACTTGATTTTAAAGTCAAAAGTCTCCGGGGGTGGCTGCTGCTGCCTCTCCACAGATGCTTCTTGCTGGTTTGTCAGTTCCCGATTCACATcctgggggcagagacagacaatgAGGCAcagctggggcaggagggagccctgGGCAATCATGAGTGGACAGCAGGGGGTACGGAGGCACCTGAAGGTGGGCGGTCAGCTGGCGGTACTTCTTGATGGTTTGCTGGTAGTCTGCAACAGTCTCCTGAGCTGCTTCTACACGCTTCTGGGCCTCCCGAACCCTCGCGCCCGCCATGTCCAGCTGCTCCCGCAGCTCCAGTTCTGTCTCGCGCGCATTCTCCTGCAGCTCATCGTTCATCTCATTCATCGCTTCCTGGAAGGTACCAAGGCAGTAGAGGCAAAGGAAAAGCAGAGTCAGAGTAGAAGTCAGGGTGGGGCCACTCACCGCACACCCTGCTCAAAGGGGTCATGTGTCAGTCCCTCTTTCAGCAAGTGTCTTCCAAACACCCTCCATCGGGGTGGGAAATCTGGGGTCTGTTCTCTTACCAAGTCCCCCACGGTCTCTCTCAACTCTCGCACTTTCTCTTCTAGATTCAAGTTCCGGTCTGTTAGCATCTCCACCATCTCCTCAGCACCCAGAGCAGCATCCACCTGTGTTACATGGAGGGAACAGAGAAAAGGGCTGCTGAAAGGTGCCTAGAAAAAAGAGGCACCAACCTGGGAGAGGGGTCCTCTGGGCCAGAGGCTGGGGTCCCCAGACCTGCTCCTTGAGCTCATCGATGGTGCTCTCCGCCTGGCTCAGCTCTTCCTGCAGACGCTCCCGCTGTTGCCTCACAACTTCCAGCTCTTGGTTCTTCTTTTCCATGAGCTTCTGGAGTTTCACATGCTCCTGCTTCTCCGAGGAAGAAAGATCCCGCATCCTATGGGGAAgcggggagggagaagggagaaagtaTGTGTCCACATCACTGGCAATGGGCGCTATGATACGTTTGGGGACAGGAGAGTGAGCTCCGGAGCCAAGCAGGGAGGGGATCCTACCTCACCAGGGCATCCTTTAGGCGGGCATTCTGCTCCTCGAGCTGCTTGAGCTGATAACTGGACGCTGCCCCATCTGAGCCTGGGGAAGACCATTAACACTTTCAGACATAGTTCTAACCCCACCATTTGGCCCCCAGCAGCTCCTGGCCCCTTACCCTTCTCTTCAATCTCAGCCTTGAGGATCTCTAAGTCAGTGGTGAGCTCATCCACACGTTCTTTCAATGCCTCCACCTCCTGCTGCAGGGACTCAGCCCGCTCTTCAGCCATCTCCTTGTCCAGAGTGGCCATCTCGATGGCATCAGCAGTGTCAGCCATCTCCTCCATGTAACGTTCCTTCGCCTCCAGTGCCTCTTTGGCTTCCTAAGGAGGAGTGGAGGTTGGTGGGAGTGCAAGCAGAGAGATGCCTCATGTGCCCCTTCTCACTGGATGTTCTAGGCTCTGGCCCAGTTACTGGTACAGTGGCTTGGGTCCCAAGCTCCCCAGCCAGCCCCTTTCACCCCAAGTCCCACCTTCCGCGCCTCCTTGAGGCGTCGTTGCAGGTCCGCCTGCTGCTCCTGCATTTTGCTCTTCCATTCCTGCACCTGCTCCAGCTGGATCTTATGTTTCTCCAGCTCTTTTAGCTTTGCcttgtcttctgcccgtttcaaCCGCAGGGTCTCCAGTTTCTCCTCCAGATCCCGTACTTGggccctcagcccctcctcctcctacaAAGGAGAAACCCCTCAGTGGGTGCAcggcctccccctcctcccaccaaggTTGAGCTGGAGCAAAGGGACAAGACTGTATGCAAACAACATTCTAGAGCCCCAGGGTCAAAAGCAAGTGGCATACAAACATCTGAGAAAAGACCAATGCATAAGGGGCAAgtgtggaagaaggaaagaaagaaagggtagCCAAGTCAATGACAGGCTAACCATATGCTATGTCCCCACCCTGCTGATccaaattctgggtctcccccaaCCCTGGAAAATTTCCAAGATCCTTCCCAGGGTCATAGGTGCCCTCTGTATCTTGGTTCTTGTTCACTCCAACCCCAGTCCTTACCTTGGAGGGGGAAGGCAACGGGGGTGCTGCTCCAGGAGAGGTGAGAGCCGGTGTGGGGATGATGGGTGCTGCCAGGGGAGTCTGAGCTGGGGTGCTGGGCTCACTGCTGCTCAGCTCACCTGCTGATGCTGAGCCAGAGGGGCCCAGGGAGCTACTGGCCCCAGCCACCCCAGTACTGGCTGGGCGGGTGGGCTATtcagagagggcaggggcagaccagaaaaagaacaggggtggtgagagacagaatatgagaaTATGtcaagggaaggaggcagagaaggaaaaagacagtGAGACAGAATATCAAAGCACAGTGAGAACAGAGAAGCaaagtgaaggagagaggaaaaatgacAAAGTCAGAAATGGTGACAAAGGAcgggggaggcgggaggcaggcagaggggagagggaggaagtgatAGAAGAAGACATAAGATTATAATGCTCCTCCCTTGGCACTGACCCCACATTCCTCCCAGCTCTGGCACTACCCACTTACAGCAGAATCCCTTACTCCCCAGACCTCCCCTCTGTGACCCAGTTGTGATCATTCTGGCAATTTCCAAATACTCCCAGTCCTATCATTGCTCTGGGCCTgtaccctcctcccccaggagaaAAAGTACCCCAATGTCATTCCCAGAGCAAAAGAACAAACTGGAGTTTGTTCTCTAACTTCCATGTTCCCAGAGAATTCTGGGCTAGGAGTGCAGGTACCAAGCTCTGTATCCCACTCTTTGGAAGTTGAGCTGATTCTCCCTCCCTTGGTCTACTTTAGGGGACCCTGCAGGTAAAAGGGCCAGACTGAAAGTTGTACTCCTAGGCTCCCCCTTGAAACACGGTCAGTACAGCCAACCTTCTGTCATCTCTCTCCCCCCAAGACAGAGGGGCTCTAATCAGGCAGTATCTACCCAGACCCTGTGGGGCTGAGGCAGAGGAGCTCTCTGAAGCCCCAGGCCCTGGAGCAGACAGGCCTGTCCAGTGCTCTCCCTTGAAGTACTGAGCCCTGAAGCATTCCTGGTGGGCTGACATTCAGAGACCACATGCTACCCACAGACACCCCCAGCTCCTTATCCCCTGACGTTGACACTGCCAAGTTCTTTACCTTTTTTCCAACTTCTACCCCCATTCATGCATCAAAACTGGTCAAAATGCCCTTTTTGAAGAAAGCCAGCCCTGATTAACCACAACCACTCTCATATCTCTTTTGCATTCAGGCTACTGGCCCATACACTCTCCTAAGAAGTCATTTTTGCAGGAGAGGCCTGTCACTACCCTCAGTCCCCTCACTCCTCTGAAAAAGAGAACCGAGGATGCACCGTGACCAACTTCTACTTGCTCatacacatgcccacacacatgcacatgcctGAAATGTGTGTCTACACTCAGCAGTGGCTTGtacagaggctttttttttttttttcctcaccttgGGCCGCCGAGTTGTGGTCTGGACAGGCAACAGGAGCCAGAGGAGAAGTAGTCAGGAAAGAAAGGATAATggcagaaagacagacagcaGAAGGGACAGCAATGAGAGCAGAAGAAGTACCAGGAATGGGGCTACAGTTAGCTGCTTAcccactcccatccccaccccgtccttttttccctccagtGAATTACCTTGTTCCCACGCCAAGAACTCGGAACTCCTGTTCCCCCATTGGCTCCTTGTCCCACTTATGCCCAACCCTTGCAGACCTCACCCCTTCGAACACCCTGGATATCCCAGAAATCCCCGTCTCCTAGGCTAAGCCACAGGGGACCAAAGGCAGCAGCTGGCAGAGGTCCCCAGAGATTAGTCCTTCTGGCactccagcccagagccagaggccccacccacccaccactccCAAGGACTTTCCCAGGTCAGCCCTTTCCTTTAAGTGCTAGACTCTACAGAAGACTCCCTAGAAATACTGTGTGACCAGAGTGATGCTAGATGTCCAGAAGTGAGGGATACGACCCCAGTAGAGGGAATCAGGCCCCTAAGGCAGCCATCCTCTCTACCCTACCCCATTCCCCAGGGCCAGATCCTGCAGCAGTCTCCATCCCTAGGGCAGAGGGCTCAGGTGACAGAAACATGAATACTGCATTAACCAGAAGCCCAGAGCTCAGCAAAGTAACCCCACCCAGCTGCAAGAAAGGACATGGAGGTGGGCAGCAGCATAAATAAACTACTGCCCTAAACTAAAACACATGATTAATCTTGAGTCCCAAATTATGTTCTTGCTACACAGAGTCTCATAGCTCCAGCAAAGATAGATTTGGCCTAGACCCTGCTTCTAGGAGACGTTGAGTCCAAGGAGACCAACGCCCACCCCTCCTACCCTGAGCTTAGCCTCCATAGCTGAGGGTCAAAGACCTCTAGGGTCCCCATCCCACACTGGGAAAGCCCCTTAATACACAccctggtgggggagggatgcTGGGAGTACAACCAAGAGGCATCCTAGCAAAGGATAAGGGTGAGGCAGTCCTGCTAAAGGCATGAAGACACAGGGACCTGCTTCCCAAATCCTCTCGCAGGAAACTCCCAGAGGCAGTTTGCAGCAAAAGCTGCCTGAACCCCACGGTTGTGAGGCTACTGGGTACAAGGCCCAGAACACACACTCAGTCAGAGGCCAAATCAGGCAGAGCAGGGAGCAAATTTCCAGCGTGTGGGGCATGGCAGTGACACACacctctccctgcaccccaccttcaaccccaccctcctcccccaaccaggTAGACAGATGAAGTCaatcagcccccacccccaccccagcagcctGCTGCCACCATCGCCCTGGCAACCCGGCAGCAGGACCAGAGCAAGCAAGAGTACCTTTCGGGCTGTCGGTGCCTGTCTCATCAttgcagaaaaccaaagaaagccaggagaggaaagagaaggagggacagaggaggatggacaaacacacagaggaaggacagacgaagggagggagggaaaaagaccGAACAGAGGGAAAGGCGGCGGAGACAGGAGATTAGTGCATCAAATCCCAACAATGCAGCCTCAGCTTCTCTGCTGGACTGCTTCCCAGCCTGCAAATGGCTGTGGCTCAGACGCAGAAGCCCCCGCAGGTGCGCAGTGGGTCAGCCTGGCTCCGGCAGGCACCGGAGAGGCGCCAGGCCCAGTTCACCAGCTAAGGCTGATGGCAGCCTCAGTGGCCGCAGCACCAGCTCCACCTGACGTCATGCACCCACCCTCCTCTGATCCGTGGGGGTGGAGCCACTGCTCCACGGTCACCTAGCAACCGCCAGGCTCTGctggctcctcctcccccacatgACTGGATAAAGTCCTGCGCAGAACCCGCCCTGCTTCTTCTTCCAAAGAACAGGTTCTgattcttccctccccttccctcccccaccccatccccaagaGTCTGCTCCAAGAAACTGGGCTAGGGGCCATCCCAGAAATGGTACTCTCTGGGGCCAGGGCATGACTGGGCAGGGACATGGAGCCTCAT
Encoded proteins:
- the DCTN1 gene encoding dynactin subunit 1 isoform X13, giving the protein MMRQAPTARKTTTRRPKPTRPASTGVAGASSSLGPSGSASAGELSSSEPSTPAQTPLAAPIIPTPALTSPGAAPPLPSPSKEEEGLRAQVRDLEEKLETLRLKRAEDKAKLKELEKHKIQLEQVQEWKSKMQEQQADLQRRLKEARKEAKEALEAKERYMEEMADTADAIEMATLDKEMAEERAESLQQEVEALKERVDELTTDLEILKAEIEEKGSDGAASSYQLKQLEEQNARLKDALVRMRDLSSSEKQEHVKLQKLMEKKNQELEVVRQQRERLQEELSQAESTIDELKEQVDAALGAEEMVEMLTDRNLNLEEKVRELRETVGDLEAMNEMNDELQENARETELELREQLDMAGARVREAQKRVEAAQETVADYQQTIKKYRQLTAHLQDVNRELTNQQEASVERQQQPPPETFDFKIKFAETKAHAKAIEMELRQMEVAQANRHMSLLTAFMPDSFLRPGGDHDCVLVLLLMPRLICKAELIRKQAQEKFELSENCSERPGLRGAAGEQLSFAAGLVYSLSLLQATLHRYEHALSQCNVDVYKKVGSLYPEMSAHERSLDFLIELLHKDQLDETVNVEPLTKAIKYYQHLYSIHLAEQPEDSTMQLADHIKFTQSALDCMSVEVGRLRAFLQGGQEASDIALLLRDLETSCSDIRQFCKKIRRRMPGTDAPGIPAALAFGPQVSDTLLDCRKHLTWVVAVLQEVAAAAAQLIAPLAENEGLPVAALEELAFKASEQIYGTPSSSPYECLRQSSNILISTMNKLATAMQEGEYDAERPPSKPPPVELRAAALRAEITDAEGLGLKLEDRETVIKELKKSLKIKGEELSEANVRLSLLEKKLDSAAKDADERIEKVQTRLEETQALLRKKEKEFEETMDALQADIDQLEAEKAELKQRLNSQSKRTIEGLRGPPPSGIATLVSGIAGGGTPGQAPGSVAGPGLVKDSPLLLQQISAMRLYISQLQHENSILKGAQMKASLAALPPLHVAKLSPHEGPDSELTAGALYRKTSQLLETLNQLSTHTHVVDITRTSPAAKSPSAQLLEQVAQLKSLSDTIEKLKDEVLKETVSQRPGATVPTDFATFPSSAFLRAKEEQQDDTVYMGKVTFSCAAGLGQRHRLVLTQEQLHQLHGRLIS
- the DCTN1 gene encoding dynactin subunit 1 isoform X1, which gives rise to MAQSKRHMYSRTPSGSRMSAEASARPLRVGSRVEVIGKGHRGTVAYVGATLFATGKWVGVILDEAKGKNDGTVQGRKYFTCDEGHGIFVRQSQIQVFEDGADTTSPETPDSSASKVLKREGTDSAAKASKLRGLKPKKAPTARKTTTRRPKPTRPASTGVAGASSSLGPSGSASAGELSSSEPSTPAQTPLAAPIIPTPALTSPGAAPPLPSPSKEEEGLRAQVRDLEEKLETLRLKRAEDKAKLKELEKHKIQLEQVQEWKSKMQEQQADLQRRLKEARKEAKEALEAKERYMEEMADTADAIEMATLDKEMAEERAESLQQEVEALKERVDELTTDLEILKAEIEEKGSDGAASSYQLKQLEEQNARLKDALVRMRDLSSSEKQEHVKLQKLMEKKNQELEVVRQQRERLQEELSQAESTIDELKEQVDAALGAEEMVEMLTDRNLNLEEKVRELRETVGDLEAMNEMNDELQENARETELELREQLDMAGARVREAQKRVEAAQETVADYQQTIKKYRQLTAHLQDVNRELTNQQEASVERQQQPPPETFDFKIKFAETKAHAKAIEMELRQMEVAQANRHMSLLTAFMPDSFLRPGGDHDCVLVLLLMPRLICKAELIRKQAQEKFELSENCSERPGLRGAAGEQLSFAAGLVYSLSLLQATLHRYEHALSQCNVDVYKKVGSLYPEMSAHERSLDFLIELLHKDQLDETVNVEPLTKAIKYYQHLYSIHLAEQPEDSTMQLADHIKFTQSALDCMSVEVGRLRAFLQGGQEASDIALLLRDLETSCSDIRQFCKKIRRRMPGTDAPGIPAALAFGPQVSDTLLDCRKHLTWVVAVLQEVAAAAAQLIAPLAENEGLPVAALEELAFKASEQIYGTPSSSPYECLRQSSNILISTMNKLATAMQEGEYDAERPPSKPPPVELRAAALRAEITDAEGLGLKLEDRETVIKELKKSLKIKGEELSEANVRLSLLEKKLDSAAKDADERIEKVQTRLEETQALLRKKEKEFEETMDALQADIDQLEAEKAELKQRLNSQSKRTIEGLRGPPPSGIATLVSGIAGEEQQRGGTPGQAPGSVAGPGLVKDSPLLLQQISAMRLYISQLQHENSILKGAQMKASLAALPPLHVAKLSPHEGPDSELTAGALYRKTSQLLETLNQLSTHTHVVDITRTSPAAKSPSAQLLEQVAQLKSLSDTIEKLKDEVLKETVSQRPGATVPTDFATFPSSAFLRAKEEQQDDTVYMGKVTFSCAAGLGQRHRLVLTQEQLHQLHGRLIS